From Kineosporia succinea, the proteins below share one genomic window:
- the miaA gene encoding tRNA (adenosine(37)-N6)-dimethylallyltransferase MiaA, whose amino-acid sequence MNEESVNTPGVIAVVGPTASGKSDLALDLAEALDGEVINADAMQLYRGMDIGTAKLPPSERRGVPHHLLDVLDVTEEASLAAYQREARAARDDIQARGKVPILAGGSGLYVRAVLDQLEIPPTDPRVRLRLEREGEKAGAEEMHRRLAAQDPAAAIAILPGNLRRIVRALEVIELTGRPFSATLPRPEYDTPAVQIGLLAPREELDDRIAARVVRMWRDGLVEETVRLVSEGLLDGRTAPRALGYAQVLRMLEGELDEVEAQVDTVNTTRKFARRQESWFRRDTRVTWLPYDAPDLKEQALAAIAGPRSLTP is encoded by the coding sequence ATGAACGAGGAGAGCGTGAACACCCCTGGCGTCATCGCGGTGGTCGGTCCCACCGCCAGCGGAAAATCAGACCTGGCCCTGGATCTCGCGGAGGCCCTGGACGGCGAGGTGATCAACGCCGACGCCATGCAGCTCTACCGGGGCATGGACATCGGCACGGCCAAGCTCCCGCCGTCCGAGCGTCGGGGCGTCCCTCATCATCTGCTCGACGTGCTCGACGTGACCGAGGAGGCGAGCCTCGCCGCGTACCAGAGGGAGGCCCGTGCCGCCCGCGACGACATCCAGGCCCGGGGCAAGGTGCCGATCCTGGCGGGCGGTTCCGGCCTCTACGTCCGCGCGGTGCTCGACCAGCTCGAGATCCCGCCGACCGACCCCCGGGTGCGCCTGCGCCTGGAGCGTGAGGGCGAGAAGGCGGGCGCCGAGGAGATGCACCGCCGGCTGGCCGCCCAGGACCCGGCCGCGGCGATCGCGATCCTGCCGGGCAACCTGCGCCGCATCGTGCGGGCACTGGAGGTGATCGAGCTGACCGGCCGTCCGTTCAGCGCGACCCTGCCGAGGCCGGAGTACGACACCCCCGCCGTGCAGATCGGCCTGCTGGCCCCCCGCGAGGAACTCGACGACCGGATCGCCGCCCGGGTCGTGCGCATGTGGCGTGACGGGCTGGTCGAGGAGACGGTCCGGCTGGTGTCGGAGGGCCTGCTCGACGGCAGGACCGCGCCCCGCGCCCTCGGCTACGCCCAGGTGCTGCGCATGCTCGAGGGCGAGCTCGACGAGGTCGAGGCCCAGGTCGACACCGTCAACACCACCCGCAAGTTCGCCCGGCGGCAGGAGTCCTGGTTCCGCCGGGACACCCGGGTCACCTGGTTGCCGTACGACGCCCCGGACCTGAAGGAGCAGGCGCTCGCGGCGATCGCCGGCCCGCGTAGCCTTACCCCGTGA
- a CDS encoding helix-turn-helix transcriptional regulator — translation MDGVAFVGSAAPFVARVGQLERFRELMGLARSGTATGVIVGGDAGVGKTRTLTEVAQHATATGFQVLLGRCVDLGTGSLPYLPFAEALSQPLRWGERDSAEKSRTAEIIRQVSAERPGLAQIVGAAADVPLRSVGEAGLDRLALFESVAHVLSRIGSEVAPLLLVLEDLHWADSSTRDLVRFLFSRLGPDHLLVLVSYRADDLHRRHPLRPLVGELTRLPRVEQMDLPPLSHTELGQLLAGLNGGPVKPALLRRIVARSAGNPYYAQELLAAGESGRLPEGLTDLLLDRLEQLSAPAQRVVRLASVHSSARIGDALLRAILSGPDAHDRLDPDALESALREAVAQQVLVPEDLDRYRFRHALLQEAIYSDLLPGERVRLHKSIADYLRPLMASPGARGIAAETARHSLAANDMPSALNASLRAAWFAACANAPAEALQHYEQALQLWDVVPPQQRDDDTSRSDVSLRAASVASDAGLLERAVGLAQAATGEAELEGDAVAMARARAALALHTFLADRPEEALEQALRVINDLADDRDPSSARALTWSIVARAHLGAGNPQDALKAVVQALAESQALGMTALQVELLTTQAVAQGMLRRDEDSARSFRLAKAAAELSGDTAGAVRVHYNLALNHLDQGDLTAGIADLLTAIEAADSSGLAASVYGANARQLLILTFWHAGDVERALKVVRPDMGASRLPMALVTHLKLFELPVIATRDPEQVLRADEWLVVVDDAWERPVHLKARAEALNWLGRWEEAAAEARLALGYALADAEHWHLSGIETDTRAISALADGVEEARRAGDLEAERQTLAEIGYFLEDGRTRARLGLPRRGVMGPEGNAWILRLEMEWARAQGIAEAEGWLELARAFEGVSVFEVARAQWRAAQVLVRDGRTHEAEQNIIAARRCAAELGAKPLLGELEKLAQKAGLDLEPLPADAESAREPDLPAGQGAGAASGGESERRGSAVAGPTSSATSGAATTSQAIEASLTPRERQVMTLVAEGLTNRAIGERLHISEKTASVHVSNVLAKLGASGRTEAVAIMSRVGLIP, via the coding sequence ATGGATGGCGTGGCTTTCGTCGGTTCTGCCGCGCCCTTCGTCGCGCGGGTCGGGCAGCTGGAGCGCTTCCGGGAGCTGATGGGCCTGGCCCGCTCCGGTACTGCGACCGGGGTGATCGTCGGTGGGGATGCCGGGGTCGGCAAGACCCGCACCCTCACCGAGGTCGCTCAGCATGCCACGGCCACGGGGTTCCAGGTGCTCCTCGGCCGGTGTGTCGACCTGGGCACCGGGTCCCTGCCGTACTTGCCGTTCGCCGAGGCCCTCAGCCAGCCGCTCCGGTGGGGAGAGCGGGACAGCGCCGAGAAGAGCCGCACGGCCGAGATCATCCGGCAGGTCTCGGCCGAGCGGCCAGGGCTGGCGCAGATCGTCGGCGCGGCGGCCGACGTCCCACTGCGCAGTGTCGGCGAGGCGGGGCTCGACCGGCTGGCTCTGTTCGAGTCCGTCGCCCACGTCCTGAGTCGCATCGGGTCTGAGGTCGCACCGCTGCTGCTGGTGCTCGAAGACCTGCACTGGGCCGACTCATCCACCCGCGACCTGGTCCGCTTCCTCTTCAGCCGGCTCGGTCCCGACCACCTCCTGGTACTGGTCAGCTACCGGGCCGATGACCTGCACCGCAGGCATCCGCTTCGGCCCCTGGTCGGAGAGCTCACCCGCCTGCCGCGGGTCGAGCAGATGGATCTGCCGCCGCTGTCGCACACAGAACTGGGCCAGTTGCTGGCCGGTCTGAACGGTGGCCCGGTCAAGCCGGCGCTGCTGAGGCGAATCGTGGCCCGTTCTGCCGGAAACCCCTACTACGCACAAGAACTCCTCGCGGCCGGAGAGAGCGGCCGCCTGCCCGAGGGGCTCACCGATCTGCTGCTCGACCGCCTGGAGCAGCTGTCGGCGCCCGCCCAGAGAGTGGTGCGGCTGGCGTCGGTGCACAGCTCGGCGCGTATCGGAGACGCGTTGCTCCGCGCGATCCTCAGTGGTCCGGATGCCCACGACCGGCTCGATCCGGATGCTCTCGAGAGTGCCCTGCGTGAGGCGGTCGCCCAGCAGGTCCTGGTGCCGGAAGATCTCGACCGTTACCGGTTCCGGCATGCGCTCCTGCAAGAGGCCATCTACTCAGACCTGTTGCCCGGAGAGCGGGTTCGGCTGCACAAGAGCATTGCCGACTACCTGCGTCCGCTCATGGCCAGCCCCGGGGCGCGCGGCATCGCGGCGGAAACGGCACGGCACAGCCTGGCCGCCAACGACATGCCGAGCGCCCTGAACGCCTCGCTGCGGGCCGCCTGGTTCGCGGCCTGTGCCAACGCCCCCGCCGAAGCGCTGCAGCACTACGAACAGGCGCTTCAGCTGTGGGATGTCGTTCCGCCGCAGCAGCGCGACGACGACACCTCCCGTAGCGACGTGAGCCTGCGGGCGGCCAGCGTGGCGAGTGACGCCGGGCTGCTGGAGCGTGCCGTCGGCCTGGCCCAGGCCGCGACCGGCGAGGCCGAGCTCGAGGGAGATGCGGTCGCCATGGCCCGGGCCCGGGCGGCGCTGGCCCTGCACACGTTTCTCGCCGACCGTCCGGAAGAGGCTCTCGAGCAGGCGCTGCGGGTGATCAACGACCTGGCCGACGATCGCGATCCCTCGTCGGCCCGAGCGCTGACCTGGTCGATCGTGGCGCGTGCGCATCTCGGCGCGGGCAATCCGCAAGATGCCCTGAAGGCGGTGGTGCAGGCACTGGCCGAGTCGCAGGCGCTGGGGATGACCGCCCTGCAGGTCGAGCTCCTCACCACCCAGGCCGTGGCCCAGGGCATGTTGCGTCGAGACGAAGACTCGGCCAGGTCCTTCCGGCTGGCCAAGGCCGCGGCCGAGCTGTCCGGTGACACGGCCGGCGCTGTTCGCGTGCACTACAACCTCGCCCTGAATCACCTTGACCAGGGCGACCTCACGGCCGGCATCGCCGATCTCCTCACCGCGATCGAGGCCGCCGACTCCAGCGGCCTGGCCGCCAGCGTCTACGGGGCCAACGCGCGGCAACTGCTGATTCTCACGTTCTGGCACGCCGGTGACGTCGAGCGAGCGCTGAAAGTGGTCCGTCCCGACATGGGGGCGTCCCGGCTGCCGATGGCGCTGGTCACCCACCTGAAGCTGTTCGAGCTTCCGGTGATTGCCACTCGCGATCCGGAGCAGGTGCTGCGCGCCGACGAGTGGCTGGTCGTGGTCGACGACGCCTGGGAACGGCCGGTGCACCTCAAGGCGCGGGCCGAGGCCCTGAACTGGCTGGGGCGGTGGGAAGAGGCGGCGGCCGAGGCTCGCCTGGCACTCGGCTATGCGCTCGCCGATGCCGAGCACTGGCACCTGTCAGGCATCGAGACCGATACCCGCGCCATCAGTGCGCTGGCCGACGGCGTGGAAGAAGCACGGCGTGCCGGTGATCTGGAGGCCGAGCGCCAGACCCTGGCCGAGATCGGATACTTCCTCGAAGACGGCCGCACCCGCGCCAGACTCGGGCTCCCACGGCGCGGGGTGATGGGGCCGGAGGGCAACGCGTGGATTCTGCGCCTGGAGATGGAATGGGCCCGCGCCCAGGGCATCGCCGAGGCGGAGGGCTGGCTGGAGCTGGCGAGGGCATTCGAGGGCGTCTCGGTGTTCGAGGTGGCCCGGGCCCAGTGGCGCGCCGCGCAGGTGCTGGTGCGCGACGGCCGCACGCACGAGGCCGAGCAAAACATCATCGCCGCCCGCCGGTGTGCAGCGGAGCTGGGGGCGAAACCCTTGCTGGGCGAGCTCGAGAAGCTGGCCCAGAAGGCCGGGCTCGACCTCGAACCCCTGCCGGCCGACGCCGAATCGGCCCGTGAGCCCGACCTGCCCGCCGGGCAGGGCGCCGGAGCAGCGTCTGGCGGCGAGAGCGAGCGAAGGGGGTCCGCGGTGGCCGGGCCCACGAGCTCGGCAACGTCTGGGGCCGCCACGACTTCACAAGCCATCGAGGCCTCGCTGACTCCGCGCGAGCGCCAGGTCATGACGCTGGTCGCGGAAGGCCTCACCAACCGCGCGATCGGCGAGCGCCTGCACATCAGCGAGAAGACGGCGAGTGTGCACGTGTCCAACGTCCTGGCGAAGCTGGGGGCGTCCGGGCGCACCGAGGCGGTGGCGATCATGAGTCGCGTGGGCCTGATCCCATGA
- a CDS encoding NUDIX domain-containing protein: MTIHRVVTAALVEEGHLLLCHRSPSRRWYPNVWDLPGGHVEAGESETDALRRELREEVGVEIRAFDAEPHARIRGGAEDAPEGVLRQGIWVVRTWLGTPVNREPAEHDDMRWVALPELARLDLAHPSYAQVFEEILTS, encoded by the coding sequence GTGACCATCCATCGGGTAGTGACCGCGGCCCTGGTCGAAGAAGGCCACCTGCTTCTCTGTCACCGGTCGCCCTCCCGACGCTGGTACCCGAACGTCTGGGATCTGCCGGGTGGACATGTCGAAGCTGGCGAGAGTGAGACGGATGCCCTGCGCCGCGAGCTGCGGGAAGAGGTCGGCGTCGAGATCCGCGCGTTTGATGCGGAGCCTCACGCGCGCATCCGCGGCGGAGCCGAGGACGCCCCGGAAGGCGTTCTCCGGCAGGGCATCTGGGTGGTCCGGACCTGGCTCGGCACGCCGGTGAACCGGGAGCCGGCCGAGCACGACGACATGCGGTGGGTGGCGCTGCCCGAGCTCGCGAGGCTGGACCTGGCGCATCCCAGCTATGCCCAGGTCTTCGAAGAGATCCTGACGAGCTGA